One part of the Microbulbifer sp. THAF38 genome encodes these proteins:
- a CDS encoding M48 family metalloprotease gives MTDPQKSLPRRSYNSTLSQRLRGSLKALGIGLLLGSTPLAASADSEGIRLPELGDSTSGLVSPQREKELGQMWLRMFRSQVKTSSDALLQQYVEKTVKGLAEYSPLEDKNIDVVVVSNETMNAFAVPGGIMGIHTGLFLFAENEDQFASVIAHELGHLSQRHYARSLEAQRNNTLPTLAGMLGALVLAATAGGDAGIAAMTATQAAALDSQLRFSRKNEQEADRVGIETLAKSGRDPDAAGEMFEQMLKATRYYRRPPEFLLTHPVTEKRIADAKLRSQRMENVEPSDSRDYHMMRARIRLATEATPQQAVKRFQAELNGINDNEDAARYGLTLAQIAAGRPDSALDTLQPLLDKEPSKAAFVLARADIDLVRHDYTGATQRLQRALDRNPGDHALVMGLANAHFKAGNYLAAERMLAKYSRVRKKDPAVWYLLAETHGLAGDIVGVHEARAEYYILNGVFDKALQHLRHGIRMTQDDYQTNAILKQRLKDVIKMQEKAKEL, from the coding sequence ATGACTGATCCCCAAAAAAGCCTGCCTCGTCGATCGTACAACTCGACCCTCTCACAACGGCTGCGCGGCAGTTTAAAGGCACTGGGCATCGGCCTATTGCTCGGCAGCACTCCCTTAGCGGCTAGCGCAGATTCCGAGGGAATCCGTTTGCCAGAACTCGGCGACAGCACCAGCGGCCTAGTCTCCCCCCAGCGAGAGAAAGAACTGGGGCAGATGTGGCTGCGCATGTTTCGCAGCCAGGTAAAGACCTCCTCAGATGCACTCCTGCAACAATACGTCGAGAAAACCGTCAAAGGGCTCGCCGAGTACAGCCCTTTAGAGGACAAAAACATTGATGTGGTCGTGGTGAGCAATGAAACCATGAACGCATTCGCCGTCCCCGGCGGCATTATGGGTATTCACACCGGCCTCTTCCTGTTTGCGGAAAACGAGGATCAGTTTGCCTCGGTAATTGCGCACGAACTGGGCCACCTCAGCCAGCGTCACTACGCCCGATCACTGGAGGCCCAGCGCAACAATACCCTACCCACTCTAGCCGGCATGCTCGGCGCCTTAGTGCTCGCTGCCACCGCCGGCGGTGATGCTGGCATCGCCGCCATGACCGCGACCCAGGCCGCAGCGCTGGACAGCCAGCTGCGCTTTAGCCGTAAGAATGAGCAGGAGGCCGATCGAGTTGGTATCGAGACCCTGGCCAAATCTGGCCGCGACCCGGACGCTGCCGGCGAGATGTTCGAGCAGATGCTCAAAGCCACACGCTACTATCGTCGCCCGCCAGAGTTCCTGCTGACCCACCCGGTAACTGAAAAGCGGATTGCAGACGCCAAGCTGCGCTCCCAGCGCATGGAAAATGTCGAGCCGAGCGACAGTCGCGATTACCATATGATGCGCGCCAGGATTCGCCTGGCCACTGAAGCGACACCGCAGCAGGCAGTCAAGCGCTTCCAGGCAGAACTCAACGGCATCAATGACAATGAAGATGCCGCTCGCTACGGCCTGACACTGGCGCAGATCGCCGCGGGCAGGCCGGATTCGGCCCTGGACACCTTGCAACCCCTCCTCGACAAGGAGCCATCCAAAGCAGCCTTTGTGCTGGCGCGCGCGGATATCGATCTGGTGCGGCATGACTACACAGGCGCCACTCAGCGCTTACAGCGCGCACTGGATCGCAACCCCGGCGATCATGCCCTGGTGATGGGGCTCGCCAACGCGCACTTTAAGGCCGGCAACTACCTGGCTGCCGAGCGCATGCTGGCCAAATACAGCCGGGTGCGCAAGAAAGATCCGGCCGTGTGGTACCTGCTGGCAGAGACTCACGGCCTGGCCGGGGATATCGTCGGCGTACACGAGGCCCGCGCCGAGTACTACATTCTCAACGGTGTTTTCGACAAAGCACTACAACACCTGCGCCACGGCATCCGTATGACCCAGGACGATTATCAAACCAATGCCATTTTGAAACAGCGCCTCAAGGATGTAATCAAGATGCAGGAGAAAGCCAAGGAGCTTTAA
- a CDS encoding sulfurtransferase TusA family protein, with protein sequence MAEFLSDTASEQIAPDWHAAVTVDARQLPCPQPLLAMRRALHQYEAGTLLCIMATDEGSWRDFHSFASLSGRPLLRAERRDNTFLYWLYAGK encoded by the coding sequence ATGGCCGAGTTTCTCTCCGATACCGCTAGTGAACAGATCGCGCCAGACTGGCATGCGGCGGTAACGGTGGATGCCCGCCAGTTGCCGTGCCCACAGCCTCTATTGGCTATGCGTAGAGCCCTGCATCAATACGAGGCGGGAACCCTGCTGTGTATTATGGCAACGGATGAGGGCTCTTGGCGCGATTTTCACAGTTTTGCTTCACTGAGCGGCAGGCCCCTGCTGCGCGCCGAAAGGCGTGATAACACCTTTCTATATTGGCTGTACGCTGGCAAATGA
- a CDS encoding AI-2E family transporter, with product MLSIVKGWVNRYFSQEEVVLLVLLLTVALVVLATLGGVLAPVLTALVIAFLMQGMVQKLKSWRVPHWLAVTLSCLVLVGTIVGLLFVVLPIIWRQLVRLGAELPNMVQRGQELLLLLPERYPRLISAAQIDEVFNTLGKELGGMGQTLLAFSLTNLPIFAGLLIYVVVVPILVFFFLKDSDQLIRWCTSFLPKQRPMLHQIWHEMNDQVANYVRGKVVEIGIVAAVSYAAFLLLGVNYALLLAVAVGLSVLIPYIGAAVVTIPVAAIGLFQWGWSNEFFYLIITYGIIQLLDGNVLVPLLFSEAVNLHPVAIILAVLFFGGIWGFWGVFFAIPLATLLKAIMTAWPTSEHQAEWEAKRISE from the coding sequence ATGTTGTCGATTGTTAAAGGCTGGGTGAACCGCTACTTCAGTCAGGAAGAAGTGGTGTTGCTCGTGCTGCTGCTCACCGTGGCGCTAGTGGTGCTGGCCACGCTCGGAGGCGTGTTGGCGCCCGTGCTTACGGCCTTGGTGATCGCCTTCCTGATGCAGGGCATGGTGCAGAAGCTGAAGTCCTGGCGGGTGCCCCATTGGCTCGCGGTAACGCTTTCCTGCCTGGTGCTAGTGGGCACTATCGTGGGCCTGCTATTTGTGGTGTTACCGATTATCTGGCGCCAGCTGGTGCGCCTCGGCGCGGAGCTGCCGAATATGGTGCAGCGCGGCCAGGAGCTGTTGCTGCTTCTGCCGGAGCGTTACCCACGCCTGATTTCTGCGGCGCAGATCGATGAGGTTTTCAATACCCTCGGCAAAGAGCTCGGTGGTATGGGGCAGACCCTGCTGGCTTTCTCTCTCACCAACCTGCCCATTTTTGCCGGCCTGCTGATTTATGTGGTGGTGGTGCCGATCCTGGTGTTTTTCTTTTTGAAGGACTCCGACCAACTGATCCGCTGGTGTACCTCTTTCCTGCCAAAGCAGCGTCCCATGCTGCACCAGATCTGGCACGAGATGAACGACCAGGTGGCCAACTATGTGCGCGGCAAAGTGGTGGAGATCGGCATAGTGGCTGCGGTGAGCTATGCCGCCTTCCTGTTACTGGGGGTCAATTACGCCCTGCTGCTGGCGGTAGCGGTGGGCTTGAGTGTATTGATTCCCTATATCGGCGCGGCGGTGGTGACTATCCCTGTGGCGGCCATTGGTCTGTTCCAGTGGGGTTGGAGCAACGAGTTTTTCTATCTGATCATAACTTACGGCATTATCCAGCTGCTCGATGGCAATGTACTGGTGCCGTTGCTGTTTTCTGAGGCGGTTAACCTGCACCCGGTGGCAATTATCCTGGCGGTATTATTTTTCGGGGGAATTTGGGGGTTTTGGGGCGTCTTCTTCGCGATCCCTCTGGCCACTCTACTCAAAGCCATTATGACTGCCTGGCCCACCAGCGAGCACCAGGCCGAGTGGGAAGCTAAGCGTATATCGGAGTGA